Proteins encoded within one genomic window of Tabrizicola piscis:
- a CDS encoding FAD-dependent oxidoreductase codes for MPDITTDVLIIGTGPAGSATAALLASYGVDVLVVNRYRWLAHTPRAHITNQRTMEVLRDLGPEVEAEAYMHAADQDLMGENVFCESLAGEELGRMKSWGNHPLSRAEHLMSSPSRMNDLPQTFMEPILFKTACSRGAQSRMSTEYLSHVQDADGVTTTCRDRLTGKDVVIRSKFLVGADGGNSLVAEHCGLPFEGKMGVGGSMNILFRADLSRYVAHRPSVLYWVMQPGADVGGIGMGLVRMVRPWNEWLIVWGYDINQPAPVVDAAMATQVARQLVGDPELEIELISANTWTVNNQYATHMQQGRVFIMGDAAHRHPPSNGLGSNTSIQDGFNLAWKLAAVVKGHAAPALLDSYSPERAPIAKQIVTRANQSIGEFGPIFEALGMDGGVDHQKIQASMAARCDATEAGAAQREALRKAIEFKKYEFDCHGVEMNQRYTSTAAVTDGQPQPAPNADMELHYQPTTWPGARLPHVWVFSADGKQHSTLDLCGRGQFTLLTGIGGEAWVAAAKAEAAKRGMPIRTHVIGPRQAIADHTGDWARASEIADNGCLLVRPDHHVAWRSATLTLDPAADLARVLTSILGK; via the coding sequence ATGCCTGATATCACCACCGACGTCCTTATCATTGGCACCGGCCCCGCCGGGTCGGCCACCGCAGCCCTTCTGGCCTCATACGGGGTCGATGTGCTGGTGGTGAACCGCTACCGCTGGCTTGCCCACACGCCGCGCGCCCATATCACCAACCAGCGCACGATGGAGGTGCTGCGCGACCTTGGCCCCGAGGTCGAGGCCGAGGCCTACATGCACGCCGCCGATCAGGACCTGATGGGGGAAAACGTGTTCTGCGAAAGTCTTGCCGGGGAAGAACTTGGCCGGATGAAAAGCTGGGGCAACCACCCGCTGTCCCGCGCCGAACACCTGATGTCCTCGCCCAGCCGGATGAACGACCTGCCCCAGACCTTCATGGAGCCGATCCTGTTCAAGACCGCGTGCTCACGCGGCGCGCAAAGCCGGATGAGCACGGAATACCTGTCCCATGTGCAGGATGCGGATGGCGTGACCACCACCTGCCGCGACCGGCTGACGGGCAAGGATGTGGTGATCCGGTCTAAGTTCCTTGTCGGTGCCGATGGCGGCAACAGCCTTGTGGCCGAACATTGCGGCTTGCCGTTTGAAGGCAAGATGGGCGTCGGCGGGTCGATGAACATCCTCTTCCGGGCCGACCTGTCGCGCTATGTCGCGCATCGCCCGTCGGTCCTGTACTGGGTCATGCAGCCCGGCGCGGATGTGGGCGGCATCGGCATGGGGCTGGTCCGCATGGTCCGGCCGTGGAACGAATGGCTGATCGTCTGGGGCTATGACATCAACCAGCCCGCCCCGGTGGTGGATGCCGCGATGGCCACGCAGGTCGCGCGCCAGCTGGTCGGCGACCCGGAGCTTGAGATCGAGCTGATCAGCGCCAACACCTGGACGGTGAACAACCAATACGCCACCCACATGCAGCAGGGCCGCGTCTTCATCATGGGTGACGCCGCGCACCGGCATCCGCCGTCGAATGGCCTTGGGTCCAACACCTCGATCCAGGACGGGTTCAACCTGGCTTGGAAGCTGGCGGCGGTGGTCAAGGGCCATGCAGCCCCTGCCTTGCTTGACAGCTACTCCCCCGAACGCGCACCCATTGCCAAGCAGATCGTCACCCGCGCCAACCAGTCCATCGGCGAATTTGGCCCGATCTTCGAAGCGCTGGGGATGGACGGCGGCGTCGACCACCAGAAGATCCAGGCCAGCATGGCCGCCCGTTGCGACGCGACCGAGGCGGGGGCTGCGCAACGCGAAGCCCTGCGCAAGGCGATCGAATTCAAGAAATATGAATTCGACTGCCACGGGGTCGAGATGAACCAGCGCTACACCTCCACCGCCGCAGTCACCGATGGCCAGCCCCAGCCCGCCCCGAACGCGGATATGGAGCTGCACTACCAGCCCACCACCTGGCCCGGCGCGCGGCTGCCGCATGTCTGGGTCTTCAGCGCTGATGGCAAGCAGCACTCCACGCTCGACCTGTGCGGTCGGGGGCAATTCACCCTCTTGACCGGCATCGGTGGCGAGGCTTGGGTGGCGGCAGCCAAGGCCGAAGCGGCCAAGCGCGGCATGCCGATCCGCACCCATGTGATCGGCCCACGTCAGGCGATTGCCGACCATACCGGCGACTGGGCCCGCGCCTCGGAAATCGCTGACAATGGCTGCCTTCTGGTGCGCCCCGACCACCACGTCGCCTGGCGCAGCGCGACCCTGACCCTAGACCCCGCCGCCGACCTTGCGCGGGTCCTGACCTCCATCCTTGGCAAGTGA
- a CDS encoding intradiol ring-cleavage dioxygenase gives MTTESGYFTEATSAAVVTARNAGAQDERLKQVMEVITRKLHEAVKEIEPTEAEWFRAIMFLTDTGHMCNEWRQEFILLSDVLGVSMLVDAINNRKPSGASESTVLGPFHVADAPELPMGADICLDQKGDPMLVRGRILDTHGNPIAGAKIDVWQANDEGFYDVQQKGLQPDFNLRGVFRTGPDGSYHFRGVKPKFYPIPDDGPVGKLLGALGRHPFRPAHLHFIIEAPGYARLVTHIFDPDDPYIHSDAVFGVKESLMAEFTPVSDPAKAKAAGFDGPYFDTEFDFVLAPA, from the coding sequence ATGACCACCGAAAGCGGATACTTCACCGAAGCCACCTCGGCCGCAGTCGTCACCGCCCGCAACGCAGGCGCGCAGGACGAACGCCTGAAACAGGTGATGGAGGTCATCACCCGCAAGCTGCACGAGGCGGTGAAAGAGATTGAGCCGACCGAAGCGGAATGGTTCCGCGCCATCATGTTCCTGACCGACACCGGCCACATGTGCAACGAATGGCGGCAAGAGTTCATCCTGTTGTCGGACGTCCTTGGCGTGTCGATGCTGGTCGATGCGATCAACAACCGCAAACCCTCTGGCGCGTCGGAAAGCACGGTCCTTGGACCCTTCCACGTCGCCGATGCGCCGGAATTGCCGATGGGGGCGGACATCTGCCTTGACCAGAAGGGTGATCCGATGCTGGTCCGTGGACGCATTCTGGACACCCATGGCAACCCGATTGCCGGGGCCAAGATCGACGTCTGGCAGGCCAATGACGAAGGCTTCTACGACGTCCAACAAAAGGGCCTGCAGCCCGATTTCAACCTGCGCGGCGTGTTCCGCACCGGGCCGGATGGCAGCTATCACTTCCGGGGCGTGAAGCCGAAATTCTACCCGATCCCGGACGATGGCCCGGTCGGCAAGCTGCTGGGTGCGCTTGGCCGCCACCCCTTCCGCCCCGCGCATCTGCACTTCATCATCGAAGCGCCCGGCTATGCGCGGCTGGTCACCCACATCTTCGACCCCGATGATCCCTACATCCACTCGGACGCGGTGTTCGGCGTGAAGGAAAGCCTGATGGCCGAGTTCACCCCCGTCTCCGACCCCGCGAAAGCCAAGGCTGCAGGCTTTGACGGGCCGTACTTCGACACCGAGTTCGATTTCGTCCTGGCCCCCGCGTGA